The proteins below come from a single Drosophila willistoni isolate 14030-0811.24 unplaced genomic scaffold, UCI_dwil_1.1 Seg720, whole genome shotgun sequence genomic window:
- the LOC124461899 gene encoding uncharacterized protein LOC124461899, with amino-acid sequence MGKKNNEVRRVCFPLESVLEIVDLEEQITPERSKDYTSQVSALLGQAALTKSIKKIFSEGVIESHNMDGKNGKLSLRTYPKVLNMIMEAVRTIHPGQPAEGALRSALACAKNTANKAKNRKLREEANI; translated from the exons atggggaaaaaaaacaacgaggTGCGCCGGGTTTGCTTCCCGTTGGAGTCGGTCTTGGAGATCGTAGATTTGGAGGAGCAGATTACGCCGGAGAGGAGCAAAGATTAT ACCTCCCAAGTGTCTGCCCTCCTCGGCCAAGCGGCTTTAACTAagtctataaaaaaaatattctccGAAGGTGTCATTGAGAGCCACAATATGGACGGCAAAAACGGGAAGTTGAGCCTTCGGACATACCCGAAAGTTTTGAATATGATAATGG AGGCAGTTCGAACGATACATCCGGGGCAGCCAGCGGAAGGAGCGCTTCGAAGTGCACTGGCTTGCGCAAAAAATACGGCCAACAAGGCAAAAAACCGCAAGCTAAGGGAGGAGGCCaatatttga